In one window of Camarhynchus parvulus chromosome 18, STF_HiC, whole genome shotgun sequence DNA:
- the USP36 gene encoding ubiquitin carboxyl-terminal hydrolase 36 — MARPPGPPSRPPTAMIAEKLREALEPGRREAAAELGRPLAAAARSVLQQRIEFVPARRGLAGQLGHLRDKYEHIGAEAVGRPLGVTGSLAERPQNPPGHGRAPPRAAGDGIPPPQKVLFPAQSLSMKWERVHRVGAGLSNLGNTCFLNSALQCLTYTPPLTNYLLSREHGRTCAHGSFCMMCTMQNHTIQAFANSGNAIKPLSIIRDLKKISHNLRFGRQEDAHEFLRYTIDAMQKACLNGYTKLDRQTQATTLVHQIFGGYLRSRVKCLECKTVSDTYDPYLDITLEVERAANIVRALELFVKPEQLGGDNAYRCSMCRKKVSASKRFTIHRASNVLTISLKRFGSCGSSGGRKITKDVGYPEILDIRPYMSEPKGDPITYGLYAVLVHSGYSCNAGHYFCYVKASNGQWYRMNDHEVHPSNIKVVLNQQAYVLFYLRLGSPRKSSAGPVATAAFSPPSCTASDSKPMKKPAINGTLCVPPMGPKQDKLLGKGLPGPGDVGVPVARSSPGMGSKLTNGVSLSELPFRTPLSKLPPKATHEATLLGCDTGQRPKKPQTPGMPRAGFHATSTVCRARAGLPPQGSDSEKPPTSSKLLKSSQEPSGCGAMARTLKKNSWGSTVGQLAKETHRAKSNSSSFCTSQGRDSGTHLPAGPGTTLAVPKASDLAAPRSCGTAPVKPSPLGSTALHWGSTTAALLARKPELPAKKGKPSQKVTVSDHQAQPQPSASSHPDSTAGPLGKSREAGSGQEEPEGSFKKRRRKRKHRSTDRSPCAVAVKEVDEVSSPPKKERIVSPECCKDKDSRLPKEGIASQKDFTDKDSRPLKKKMVSPGDFVSVLGKEGAHRGLSHGLACQDMKSGPKQHVPELSTGLGVEPASPLKRKKKKKKNRSKDGPLKKTEECSSGVLSSDSSRTAEPEPCGIHQSTVEAGEHKHRKRKRMESLSGLAASTVPAAAATSPVAARASGSQAGDERPSLAALSPVASSWAGTAPEGHESSVVDKLLQNSLDKAYGKQVLTWQGEISAVSQDAIRDTALAQSKTVIDEWDQEFDKGKVKKMKKIKQERRRDSNPFQKLQNKRNFWLMSHPAKMASLGHRLSG, encoded by the exons ATG GCGCGGCCGCCGGGCCCGCCGAGCCGGCCGCCCACGGCGATGATCGCGGAGAAGCTGCGGGAGGCGCTGGAGccggggcggcgggaggcggcggcggagctGGGCCGGCCGctggccgccgccgcccgctccgTGCTGCAGCAGCGCATCGAGTTCGTGCCCGCCCGGCGCGGCCTGGCCGGGCAGCTGGGGCACCTGCGGGACAAGTACGAGCACATCGGGGCCGAGGCCGTCGGCCGCCCCCTCGGCGTCACCGGCAGCCTTGCAGAGCGGCCGCAGAACCCCCCGG GACACGGCCGTGCCCCGCCGCGGGCCGCGGGGGACGGGATCCCCCCGCCGCAGAAGGTGCtcttcccagcccagagcctctCCATGAAGTGGGAGCGGGTTCACCGGGTGGGCGCCGGGCTGAGTAACCTGGGGAACACCTGCTTCCTGAACTCGGCGCTGCAGTGCCTGACCTACACGCCGCCACTCACCAACTACCTGCTGTCCCGGGAGCACGGACGCACCT gtgcccACGGAAGCTTCTGCATGATGTGCACTATGCAGAACCACACAATTCAGGCTTTTGCCAACAGCGGCAATGCAATaaagccactctccatcatcCGAGACCTCAAGA AGATTTCCCATAACCTGCGCTTCGGCAGGCAGGAGGATGCACACGAGTTCCTGCGCTACACCATCGATGCCATGCAGAAGGCCTGCCTGAATGGCTACACCAA GTTGGATCGCCAGACCCAGGCCACAACTCTGGTTCACCAGATCTTCGGTGGTTACCTGCGGTCCCGTG TGAAATGCTTGGAGTGCAAGACTGTCTCGGATACCTATGACCCTTACCTGGACATAACCCTGGAGGTCGAG CGAGCTGCAAACATCGTGCGGGCCTTGGAGCTGTTTGtgaagccagagcagctgggtggggaCAACGCCTACAGGTGCAGCAT GTGCAGGAAGAAAGTGTCAGCCAGCAAACGTTTCACCATCCACCGAGCCTCCAACGTTCTCACCATTTCACTGAAACGCTTTGGCAGCTGCGGCTCTTCAGGTGGAAGGAAAATCACCAAG GACGTGGGATACCCTGAGATCCTGGACATCCGGCCTTACATGTCCGAGCCCAAGGGCGATCCCATCACGTATGGACTCTATGCAGTGCTGGTGCACTCTGGCTACAGCTGCAATGCTGGGCACTACTTCTGCTATGTGAAG GCCAGCAATGGGCAGTGGTATCGAATGAACGACCACGAGGTCCACCCCAGCAACATCAAGGTGGTTCTCAACCAGCAGGCCTATGTGCTGTTCTACCTGAG gctgggcagccccaggaagagctcagcagggcccGTGGCCACGGCTGCCTTCAGCCCACCCAGCTGCACTGCCAGTGACTCCAAACCAATGAAGAAACCTGCCATTAACGGGACCCTGTGTGTGCCACCCATGGGCCCG AAACAAGAcaagctgctggggaaggggctgccagGCCCAGGTGATGTTGGAGTCCCTGTTGCCCGCAGCTCTCCTGGGATGGGGTCAAAGCTGACAAACGGAGTTTCTCTGTCAGAGCTTCCCTTTCGGACCCCATTGTCCAAACTGCCCCCCAAAGCCACCCACGAGGCcactctgctgggctgtgacacaggCCAGAGGCCCAAGAAGCCACAGACACCTGGCATGCCCAGAGCAGGCTTCCATGCCACCAGCACCGTGTgcagggccagagcagggctgcccccaCAGGGCTCAGACAGTGAGAAGCCACCTACCTCATCCAAGCTGCTGAAGTCCAGCCAGGAGCCCAGTGGCTGCGGGGCCATGGCCAGGACCCTGAAGAAGAATTCCTGGGGCAGCACAGTAGGGCAGCTGGCCAAGGAGACCCACAGGGCCAAGAGCaattccagcagcttctgcacCTCTCAGGGAAGGGACTCTGGcacccacctccctgctggccctggcaccaCGCTGGCTGTCCCTAAAGCCTCTGACCTGGCTGCCCCGCGAAGCTGTGGGACAGCCCCTGTGAAACCCTCCCcactgggcagcactgccttgcactggggcagcaccacggcagccctgctggccagGAAACCTGAGCTCCCAGCCAAAAAG GGCAAACCCTCTCAGAAGGTGACTGTGAGTGACCAccaagcacagccccagccctcagccAGCTCCCATCCTGACTCCACTGCTGGGCCTCTGGGCAAGTCCAG GGAGGCGGGGTCTGGCCAGGAGGAGCCAGAGGGTTCCTTCAAAAAGAGGCGGAGGAAGAGGAAACATCGTAGCACAGACAGGAGCCcttgtgctgtggctgtgaaGGAGGTGGATGAGGTCTCCAGCCCTCCCAAGAAGGAGAGGATTGTTTCTCCAGAGTGCTGCAAGGACAAAGACTCCAGGCTCCCCAAGGAAGGCATTGCCTCTCAGAAGGACTTCACTGATAAAGACTCCAGGCCCCTCAAGAAGAAAATGGTCTCTCCAGGGGACTTTGTGTCtgtcctggggaaggagggggcacacaggggtcTCAGCCATGGTCTGGCCTGTCAGGACATGAAGAGTGGGCCCAAGCAGCATGTGCCAGAGCTCAGTACTGGCCTGGGCGTGGAGCCAGCTTCACCCCtcaagaggaagaagaagaaaaagaagaatagGAGCAAAGACGGCCCTTTGAAGAAGACAGAAgagtgcagctctggggtgctgtCTTCAGACAG ctccaggacagcTGAGCCAGAGCCCTGTGGGATACATCAGAGCACAGTGGAGGCTGGAGAGCACAAGCACCGCAAACGCAAGAGGATGGAGAGCCTCAGCggcctggctgccagcactgtccctgccgccgccgccaccaGCCCAG TGGCAGCACGTGCcagtggcagccaggctggggatgagagaccctccctggctgccctgagccctgtggCCAGCAGCTGGGCCGGCACAGCCCCTGAGGGCCACGAGTCCAGCGTGGTGGACAAGCTGCTCCAGAACTCCTTGGACAAGGCTTACGGCAAACAAG